From Streptomyces sp. NBC_00370, a single genomic window includes:
- a CDS encoding M20/M25/M40 family metallo-hydrolase, with translation MADMQTALDEVVTFTSELIRIDTTNRGSGDCRERPAAEYVAERLAGAGIEPTLLERTPGRTNVVARIEGTDPSAEALLVHGHLDVVPAEPADWSVHPFSGEVKDGVVWGRGAIDMKNMDAMVLAVVRAWAREGIRPRRDIVIAYTADEEASAVDGSGFLADHHPALFDGCTEGISESGAFTFHAGPGMALYPIAAGERGTGWLKLTAHGKAGHGSKVNRANAVSRLAAAIARIGEYEWPVRLTPTVRAALRELAALHGIEADVEAPDFDTDGLLGKLGPAAALVEPTVRNSANPTVLEAGYKVNVIPGQATALVDGRMVPGGEEEFRATLDRLTGPDVEWEFHHKEIALQAPVDSPTFAKLRAAVERFDPGAHTVPYCMSGGTDAKQFSRLGITGYGFSPLKLPPGFDYQALFHGVDERVPVSALHFGVRVLDHYLQTA, from the coding sequence ATGGCTGACATGCAGACGGCGCTGGACGAGGTGGTCACCTTCACCTCCGAGCTCATCCGTATCGACACCACCAACCGAGGGAGCGGCGACTGCCGGGAACGTCCGGCGGCCGAATATGTGGCCGAGCGCCTCGCCGGCGCCGGCATCGAACCCACGCTTCTCGAACGGACCCCGGGCCGCACCAACGTGGTCGCCAGGATCGAGGGCACCGACCCCTCGGCCGAGGCGCTCCTCGTCCACGGCCATCTGGACGTCGTCCCCGCCGAACCCGCCGACTGGTCGGTGCACCCCTTCTCCGGTGAGGTCAAGGACGGCGTGGTGTGGGGGCGCGGCGCCATCGACATGAAGAACATGGACGCGATGGTCCTCGCCGTCGTCCGCGCCTGGGCCAGGGAAGGGATCAGGCCGCGCCGGGACATCGTCATCGCCTACACCGCGGACGAGGAGGCCAGCGCCGTCGACGGCTCGGGCTTCCTCGCCGACCACCACCCCGCGCTGTTCGACGGCTGCACGGAAGGCATCAGCGAGTCCGGCGCCTTCACCTTCCACGCGGGCCCCGGCATGGCGCTCTACCCGATCGCCGCGGGCGAGCGGGGCACCGGCTGGCTGAAGCTCACCGCGCACGGCAAGGCGGGCCACGGCTCGAAGGTGAACCGGGCCAACGCGGTCAGCAGGCTCGCAGCGGCCATTGCCAGGATCGGCGAGTACGAATGGCCGGTCAGGCTCACCCCGACCGTGCGGGCGGCCCTGCGGGAACTCGCCGCGCTGCACGGCATCGAGGCCGACGTCGAGGCGCCGGACTTCGACACGGACGGGCTGCTCGGCAAGCTCGGCCCCGCGGCGGCGCTCGTCGAGCCGACCGTACGCAACAGCGCCAACCCGACCGTCCTCGAAGCCGGCTACAAGGTCAACGTCATCCCGGGACAGGCGACGGCGCTGGTCGACGGGCGGATGGTGCCGGGCGGCGAGGAGGAGTTCCGCGCCACCCTGGACCGGCTGACCGGACCCGACGTGGAGTGGGAGTTCCACCACAAGGAGATCGCGCTCCAGGCCCCGGTCGACTCGCCGACGTTCGCCAAACTGCGCGCCGCCGTTGAGCGCTTCGACCCCGGCGCGCACACCGTGCCGTACTGCATGTCGGGCGGCACGGACGCCAAGCAGTTCTCCCGGCTCGGCATCACCGGCTACGGCTTCTCGCCGCTCAAGCTGCCACCGGGCTTCGACTACCAGGCGCTCTTCCACGGCGTCGACGAACGGGTACCCGTCTCCGCGCTGCACTTCGGCGTCCGGGTCCTCGACCACTATCTGCAGACCGCATAG
- a CDS encoding prolyl oligopeptidase family serine peptidase, translated as MLTTGAYGTWPSPIDAALAASHDGRPEFVGAVGDEVWWTEPRPAEGGRRALVRRTAEGHEEPVLPAPWNVRSRVIEYGGAPWAAQARPDGGPLVVFVHFPDQRLYVYEPAAAAEPRPLTPLSPTGGGLRWVDPVLRSERGEVWCVLEEFTGELPTDVRRVIAAVPLDGSAADDRTAVRELSDDRHHFVTGPRLSPDGLRVAWLAWDHPRMPWDGTEVMLGEAGGAGPFTGVRSVAGGTGESVAQVDWAPDGSLLFVSDPDNWWQLQRIRPDALAAPAVGAGPLAATVLSPRGAEEFGGPLWKIGLQWFHPLRNGLIAVIHGTGANALGILDPESGELVDAVGPWTEWASTLAVQDSRVIGVAAGAHTGFEIVELDTLTGHSRVIGSPHHDPVDPAYYSRPESRVFTGPGGREIHAHVHLPHSPTHTAPDGELPPFVMWAHGGPTSRTPLVLDLEIAYFTSRGIGVAEVNYGGSTGYGREYRERLREQWGVVDVEDCAAVAEALAAEGSADPARLAVRGGSAGGWTTAASLTTSDVYACGTILYPILDLADWAADGTHDFESRYLESLIGPLAEVPDRYRDRSPVHLVDRVSAPFLLLQGLDDVICPPVQCDRFLAAIEGKGVPHAYIAFEGEGHGFRMRDTLIRSLEAELSLYAQTFGFDRPDVPRLELRK; from the coding sequence ATGCTGACCACGGGCGCCTACGGAACGTGGCCCTCGCCGATCGACGCCGCACTGGCCGCCTCGCACGACGGCCGCCCCGAATTCGTCGGGGCGGTGGGCGACGAGGTGTGGTGGACCGAGCCACGCCCCGCCGAGGGCGGCAGGCGCGCGCTGGTGCGCCGGACGGCCGAAGGACACGAGGAGCCGGTGCTGCCGGCCCCGTGGAACGTACGCAGCCGGGTCATCGAGTACGGCGGCGCCCCCTGGGCGGCGCAGGCGCGCCCCGACGGCGGCCCGCTCGTCGTCTTCGTGCACTTCCCCGACCAGCGGCTGTACGTGTACGAGCCGGCGGCAGCCGCCGAGCCCCGGCCGCTCACCCCGCTGTCGCCGACCGGCGGCGGGCTGCGCTGGGTCGACCCGGTGCTCAGGTCCGAGCGCGGCGAGGTCTGGTGCGTGCTGGAGGAGTTCACCGGCGAACTGCCCACGGACGTACGGCGGGTGATCGCCGCCGTACCGCTCGACGGTTCGGCGGCCGACGACCGTACGGCCGTGCGTGAACTCTCCGACGACCGGCACCACTTCGTCACCGGGCCCCGGCTGTCCCCGGACGGCCTGCGGGTCGCCTGGCTCGCCTGGGACCACCCCCGGATGCCCTGGGACGGTACGGAGGTGATGCTCGGCGAGGCCGGCGGGGCCGGTCCCTTCACCGGCGTCAGGTCCGTCGCGGGCGGGACCGGCGAGTCCGTCGCGCAGGTGGACTGGGCGCCGGACGGTTCGCTGCTGTTCGTCTCCGACCCCGACAACTGGTGGCAGCTCCAGCGGATCCGCCCCGACGCCCTCGCCGCACCCGCCGTCGGTGCCGGGCCGCTCGCCGCCACGGTCCTGTCCCCGCGCGGCGCCGAGGAGTTCGGCGGGCCGCTGTGGAAGATCGGCCTCCAGTGGTTCCACCCGCTGCGCAACGGGCTGATCGCCGTCATCCACGGCACCGGCGCCAACGCGCTGGGCATCCTCGACCCGGAGAGCGGCGAACTGGTCGACGCCGTCGGGCCCTGGACGGAATGGGCCTCCACCCTCGCCGTCCAGGACAGTCGGGTGATCGGCGTCGCCGCCGGAGCCCACACCGGCTTCGAGATCGTCGAACTCGACACGCTCACCGGCCATTCCCGGGTGATCGGCTCGCCGCACCACGATCCCGTCGACCCCGCGTACTACTCCCGGCCCGAGTCGCGGGTCTTCACCGGGCCCGGCGGCCGGGAGATCCACGCCCATGTGCACCTGCCGCACAGCCCCACCCACACCGCGCCCGACGGTGAGCTGCCGCCGTTCGTGATGTGGGCGCACGGCGGCCCCACCAGCCGCACCCCGCTCGTCCTCGACCTGGAGATCGCCTACTTCACCTCACGCGGCATCGGCGTCGCCGAGGTCAACTACGGCGGCTCCACCGGCTACGGACGGGAGTACCGGGAACGGCTGCGCGAGCAGTGGGGCGTCGTGGACGTCGAGGACTGCGCGGCCGTCGCCGAGGCGCTGGCCGCCGAAGGCAGCGCCGACCCCGCCAGGCTCGCCGTACGCGGCGGCAGTGCCGGCGGCTGGACGACAGCGGCGTCCCTGACGACCAGCGACGTCTACGCCTGCGGCACGATCCTCTACCCCATCCTCGATCTCGCCGACTGGGCCGCCGACGGGACGCACGACTTCGAGTCGCGCTATCTGGAATCCCTGATCGGACCGCTCGCCGAGGTCCCCGACCGCTACCGCGACCGCTCACCCGTGCACCTCGTCGACCGGGTCAGCGCGCCGTTCCTGCTGCTCCAGGGCCTGGACGACGTGATCTGCCCGCCCGTCCAGTGCGACCGCTTCCTCGCGGCGATCGAGGGCAAAGGCGTACCGCACGCGTACATCGCCTTCGAGGGCGAGGGCCACGGCTTCCGGATGCGGGACACCCTGATCCGCTCCCTCGAAGCCGAACTGTCCCTGTACGCACAGACGTTCGGCTTCGACCGCCCGGACGTCCCGCGACTGGAGCTGCGCAAGTGA
- a CDS encoding S66 peptidase family protein — translation MTVIPLTRPARLRAGDKVAVVAPSGPLPEERLQSGLDILRGWDLDPVVAPHVLDTHPRFDYLAGTDQDRARDLTEAWCDPSVSAVFCARGGYGVQRMAELLDWSAMRAAGPKVFVGYSDVTALHEAFATRLGLVTLHGPMTAAVTFLKDAATQESLRATLFEPESVRTLGLGTARGLVPGRAAGVTLGGCVSLLAADLGTPHARGGAAGGLLLIEDVGEEPYRLDRILTQLLRSGWLDGVAGIGLGSWAQCGPYEEVRALLLDRLGGLGVPVVEELGFGHGETNLTMPLGVPGVLDADSATLTLDVPALI, via the coding sequence GTGACCGTCATCCCACTGACCCGGCCGGCCCGGCTGCGCGCGGGCGACAAGGTCGCCGTCGTGGCGCCCAGCGGACCGCTGCCCGAGGAGCGGCTGCAGAGCGGCCTGGACATCCTGCGCGGCTGGGACCTCGACCCGGTCGTCGCGCCCCATGTCCTCGACACCCACCCCCGGTTCGACTACCTCGCGGGCACCGACCAGGACCGCGCACGCGACCTGACCGAGGCGTGGTGCGACCCGTCCGTCTCCGCCGTGTTCTGCGCACGCGGCGGCTACGGCGTGCAGCGCATGGCCGAGCTGCTCGACTGGTCCGCCATGCGGGCCGCCGGCCCCAAGGTCTTCGTCGGCTACAGCGACGTCACCGCCCTGCACGAGGCGTTCGCCACCCGGCTCGGGCTGGTCACCCTGCACGGTCCGATGACGGCGGCCGTGACCTTCCTCAAGGACGCCGCGACCCAGGAGTCGCTGCGCGCCACGCTGTTCGAGCCCGAGTCGGTACGGACCCTGGGGCTGGGGACGGCCCGCGGACTCGTCCCCGGCCGGGCGGCCGGTGTCACGCTCGGCGGCTGCGTCAGCCTGCTCGCCGCCGACCTGGGCACCCCGCACGCGCGGGGCGGCGCGGCGGGCGGGCTGCTGCTGATCGAGGACGTCGGCGAGGAGCCGTACCGGCTCGACCGGATCCTCACCCAGCTGCTGCGCTCCGGCTGGCTGGACGGTGTCGCGGGCATCGGCCTCGGCTCCTGGGCGCAGTGCGGCCCGTACGAGGAGGTCCGCGCCCTGCTCCTGGACCGGCTCGGCGGCCTGGGGGTGCCGGTCGTCGAGGAGCTGGGCTTCGGCCACGGCGAGACGAATCTGACCATGCCACTGGGCGTCCCCGGCGTCCTCGACGCGGACAGCGCCACCCTCACCCTGGACGTCCCGGCGCTGATCTGA
- a CDS encoding GNAT family N-acetyltransferase yields the protein MPETTTQLGAGPRAVIRPYRSEDAEEFTALARESKALHHPWLFPPDDAEAFATYVSRFTGPSGAGGPAGVGGAAGYLVCSRSDGRIAGYVNVNNIVRGAFRSGAIGYGAFAHAAGQGLMSEGLALVMRHAFGPLGLHRLEANIQPANTRSIAFVRRAGFRLEGYSPDFLYIHGAWRDHERWAVTAGPQSA from the coding sequence ATGCCCGAAACCACCACCCAGCTCGGCGCGGGTCCGCGCGCGGTCATCCGTCCCTACCGGTCCGAGGACGCCGAGGAGTTCACCGCGCTCGCCCGGGAGAGCAAGGCGCTGCACCACCCCTGGCTCTTCCCGCCCGACGACGCCGAGGCGTTCGCCACGTACGTGAGCCGGTTCACCGGCCCGTCCGGCGCGGGCGGCCCGGCCGGCGTCGGAGGCGCCGCCGGTTATCTCGTCTGCTCCCGCTCCGACGGCCGGATCGCCGGGTACGTGAACGTGAACAACATCGTCAGAGGAGCCTTCCGCAGCGGGGCCATCGGCTACGGCGCGTTTGCCCACGCGGCGGGCCAGGGCCTGATGTCGGAAGGGCTGGCCCTGGTGATGCGGCACGCCTTCGGCCCGCTCGGACTGCACCGTCTCGAAGCCAACATCCAGCCCGCCAACACCCGTTCCATCGCGTTCGTCCGGCGTGCGGGATTCCGCCTGGAGGGCTACTCGCCGGACTTCCTGTACATCCACGGCGCCTGGCGCGACCACGAACGCTGGGCGGTCACCGCAGGTCCGCAATCCGCTTGA
- a CDS encoding arginase family protein has translation MAPVVVIDAPSNLGLRPPAPGTVPGCYKLAGALREQRIVQRLGAFEGGVVVPPRYDRGDWQEGDGVFNAAAIAAYTPRLADRIERHVRSGDFPVVLGGDCSIQLGASLALRRIGRYGLAAIDGSADFRHPGNSAAVGAAGGEELAISTGRGQDDLADLEGLRPYLRDEDVRLLGIRDEDTDRAELARLRIPTVSVGEMRQWGVAEMAAGVLRTLETPATDGFWVHLDADVLDPAVMPAVDAPDAGGLLPDELAVLLRTLVRSERCVGLNVTIYDPDLDPDGSAGAMFTDVIVGAFGDDKD, from the coding sequence ATGGCTCCTGTCGTGGTGATCGACGCGCCCTCCAACCTGGGGCTGCGGCCCCCGGCGCCCGGGACGGTGCCCGGCTGCTACAAGCTCGCGGGAGCCCTGCGCGAGCAGCGCATCGTCCAGCGGCTCGGTGCCTTCGAGGGCGGTGTCGTCGTCCCGCCGCGCTACGACCGCGGCGACTGGCAGGAGGGCGACGGGGTGTTCAACGCCGCCGCCATCGCCGCGTACACCCCCCGGCTCGCCGACCGGATCGAGCGCCATGTCAGGAGCGGTGACTTCCCGGTGGTGCTGGGCGGTGACTGCTCGATCCAGCTCGGCGCCTCGCTCGCGCTGCGCCGGATCGGCCGCTACGGCCTGGCCGCCATCGACGGATCCGCCGACTTCCGGCACCCGGGCAACTCGGCCGCGGTCGGCGCGGCGGGCGGCGAGGAACTGGCCATCTCCACCGGACGCGGTCAGGACGACCTCGCCGACCTGGAGGGGCTGCGCCCCTATCTGCGCGACGAGGACGTACGGCTGCTCGGCATCCGCGACGAGGACACGGACCGCGCCGAGCTGGCCCGGCTGCGTATCCCGACCGTGTCCGTGGGCGAGATGCGCCAATGGGGCGTGGCCGAGATGGCCGCCGGCGTTCTGCGGACCCTGGAGACGCCCGCCACCGACGGATTCTGGGTGCATCTCGACGCCGACGTCCTCGACCCCGCGGTGATGCCGGCGGTCGACGCCCCCGACGCGGGCGGCCTCCTGCCGGACGAACTCGCCGTGCTGCTGCGCACCCTGGTGCGCTCCGAGCGCTGCGTCGGACTGAACGTGACCATCTACGACCCGGACCTCGACCCGGACGGCAGCGCGGGCGCCATGTTCACCGATGTCATCGTGGGAGCCTTCGGCGACGACAAGGACTGA
- a CDS encoding DUF5107 domain-containing protein: MATTVRRAVLTLPAAPVGPENPLPALRPLDETHTIDERDKADLPRDMARQIGYEPLRTLLPVRVLDGYGRDRAETGIDTIVIENEHLRVTVLPGLGGRIQSLLHKPTGRELLYRNPVLQPACFALNGAWFSGGIEWNIGATGHTTLSCAPLHAAVVPAPDGGQMLRLWEWERLRDLPFQVDLWLPDDAAFLRVGVRIRNPHDRPAPVYWWSNIAVEENEHTRVLAPADEAWHFGYERSLRRVPVPEFRGADRTYPLRGEFPADYFYEVPADERKWIASLDGAGQGLVQTSTDVLRGRKLFVWGAGTGGRRWQRWLTEPGTTGYAEIQAGLARTQLEHVRLEGGGEFSWLEVYGPLETDPDLVHGADWGAARAEVADRLEAAFPRADVEAAYRAWLPYADAEPGERLATGSGWGALETLRTGRQLPGTPFDPSTLGAEQAPWAELLAGGALPEQRTPAPPGPTLVAPHWRDMLETAPAEPLTEYHLGVAQWHAGDLAQAVRSWERGLKLAPARWPLLRCLAAADQRGGNTARAADQYAEAFDDLCEQRRDDGPGWTAATAALGREAMAALLAVGRAAEARRVFDRLPPAVRRRGAFRFVEAQLLLAEGDKAAARALFDAGFEVADLREGAETLSEVWAALTDDPLPDAYEFRMRPQDGPEGPEGPDGRDGH, translated from the coding sequence ATGGCCACGACTGTGCGACGTGCCGTACTGACCCTGCCCGCCGCCCCCGTCGGGCCGGAGAACCCGCTGCCCGCCCTGCGGCCCCTCGACGAGACGCACACGATCGACGAGCGCGACAAGGCGGACCTGCCGCGCGACATGGCCCGGCAGATCGGCTACGAACCGCTGCGCACCCTGCTGCCCGTACGGGTCCTCGACGGGTACGGACGCGACCGCGCCGAGACCGGCATCGACACGATCGTTATCGAGAACGAGCACCTGCGGGTGACGGTCCTGCCGGGGCTCGGCGGCCGGATCCAGTCGCTCCTCCACAAGCCGACCGGCCGCGAACTGCTCTACCGCAACCCGGTGCTGCAGCCCGCCTGCTTCGCGCTGAACGGCGCATGGTTCTCCGGCGGCATCGAATGGAACATCGGCGCGACCGGCCACACCACGCTCTCCTGCGCCCCGCTGCACGCCGCTGTCGTGCCCGCGCCCGACGGCGGGCAGATGCTCCGGCTCTGGGAGTGGGAGCGGCTGCGGGACCTGCCGTTCCAGGTGGACCTGTGGCTCCCCGACGACGCCGCCTTCCTCCGGGTCGGCGTCCGGATCCGCAACCCGCACGACCGTCCCGCGCCGGTGTACTGGTGGTCCAACATCGCCGTCGAGGAGAACGAGCACACCCGGGTGCTCGCCCCCGCCGACGAGGCCTGGCACTTCGGCTACGAACGCAGCCTGCGCCGGGTCCCCGTACCCGAGTTCCGGGGCGCCGACCGTACGTACCCGCTGCGCGGTGAGTTCCCCGCCGACTACTTCTACGAGGTGCCGGCCGACGAGCGGAAGTGGATCGCCTCCCTCGACGGCGCGGGGCAGGGGCTCGTCCAGACCTCGACCGATGTGCTGCGCGGCAGGAAGCTGTTCGTCTGGGGCGCGGGCACCGGCGGCCGGCGCTGGCAGCGCTGGCTCACCGAACCGGGCACGACCGGCTACGCGGAGATCCAGGCGGGCCTCGCCCGCACCCAACTGGAGCATGTACGGCTCGAAGGCGGCGGGGAATTCAGCTGGCTGGAGGTGTACGGCCCGCTCGAAACCGACCCGGACCTCGTCCACGGGGCGGACTGGGGCGCGGCACGCGCCGAGGTGGCGGACCGGCTCGAAGCGGCCTTCCCGCGCGCCGACGTCGAAGCGGCGTACCGGGCATGGCTGCCGTACGCCGACGCCGAACCGGGCGAACGGCTGGCGACGGGCTCGGGCTGGGGCGCGCTGGAGACGCTGCGGACGGGCCGTCAGCTGCCCGGCACGCCCTTCGACCCGTCGACGCTCGGCGCCGAACAGGCCCCGTGGGCAGAGCTGTTGGCGGGCGGCGCGCTGCCCGAGCAGCGCACGCCGGCCCCGCCGGGCCCGACGCTCGTCGCGCCGCACTGGCGCGACATGCTGGAGACGGCGCCCGCCGAGCCGCTCACCGAGTACCACCTCGGGGTCGCGCAGTGGCACGCGGGCGATCTCGCCCAGGCGGTGCGGAGTTGGGAGCGCGGCCTCAAACTGGCGCCCGCGCGCTGGCCGTTGCTGCGCTGTCTGGCCGCCGCCGACCAGCGGGGCGGCAACACGGCACGCGCGGCCGACCAGTACGCCGAGGCGTTCGACGACCTGTGCGAGCAGCGCCGCGACGACGGCCCCGGCTGGACGGCAGCGACGGCCGCGCTCGGCCGCGAGGCGATGGCGGCGCTGCTGGCCGTGGGCCGGGCGGCCGAGGCACGCCGGGTCTTCGACCGGCTGCCGCCCGCGGTGCGCCGGCGCGGCGCCTTCCGCTTCGTCGAGGCCCAACTGCTGCTCGCCGAGGGCGACAAGGCCGCGGCGCGTGCGCTGTTCGACGCCGGGTTCGAGGTGGCCGACCTGCGGGAGGGCGCCGAGACGCTGAGCGAGGTGTGGGCAGCGCTCACCGACGATCCGCTGCCTGACGCCTACGAGTTCCGGATGCGACCGCAGGACGGCCCGGAAGGCCCGGAAGGCCCGGACGGCCGGGACGGGCACTAG
- a CDS encoding VOC family protein → MEILGTTLRICVDDLETSVAFYERLTATRALRFERGGVSVAAVSCFLLMSGPAEEIDVLRKVTATIAVKDLDHAFTTLTAVGAKVLVGPVPTPVGRNLIAVHPDGSVFEYVDRNGA, encoded by the coding sequence ATGGAAATCCTGGGAACCACGCTGCGCATCTGCGTCGACGACCTGGAGACCTCGGTCGCGTTCTACGAACGGCTCACAGCGACGCGCGCGCTGCGGTTCGAGCGCGGTGGGGTCTCGGTCGCGGCCGTCTCCTGCTTCTTGCTGATGAGCGGCCCCGCCGAGGAGATCGACGTGCTGCGCAAAGTGACCGCCACGATCGCCGTGAAGGACCTGGACCACGCGTTCACCACCCTCACGGCGGTCGGCGCCAAGGTCCTCGTCGGACCGGTGCCGACCCCCGTGGGGCGCAACCTGATCGCCGTCCACCCGGACGGCTCGGTCTTCGAGTACGTGGACCGCAACGGGGCGTAG
- a CDS encoding class I SAM-dependent methyltransferase, producing MPKETAVYTHGHHESVLRSHTWRTAANSAAYLVPELRPGQDVLDVGCGPGTITADLAALVAPGTVTAVDAAEDVLAKAREAAEAAGVTNVRFAVADVHALDFPDDSFDVVHAHQVLQHVGDPVQALREMRRVCRPGGIVAARDSDYGAFAWFPEIPVLDGWLELYRTVARANGGEPDAGRRILSWARQAGFTDITPTAGTWCFATPDDRAWWSGLWADRTVASSYADIAVNGGHATHERLTEIAAAWREWGANQDGWFMTPHGEILCRA from the coding sequence ATGCCGAAGGAGACCGCCGTCTACACGCACGGGCACCACGAGTCGGTGCTGCGCTCGCACACCTGGCGCACCGCCGCCAACTCGGCCGCGTACCTCGTGCCCGAACTCCGGCCGGGCCAGGACGTGCTGGACGTCGGCTGCGGCCCCGGCACGATCACAGCCGACCTGGCGGCGCTGGTCGCGCCCGGCACGGTGACGGCGGTCGACGCCGCCGAGGACGTCCTGGCGAAGGCCAGGGAAGCCGCGGAGGCGGCGGGCGTGACCAACGTCCGTTTCGCGGTCGCCGATGTCCACGCACTGGACTTCCCCGACGACTCCTTCGACGTCGTCCACGCCCACCAAGTCCTGCAGCACGTCGGCGACCCGGTACAGGCGCTGCGCGAGATGCGCCGGGTGTGCAGGCCCGGCGGGATCGTGGCGGCCCGCGACTCGGACTACGGCGCCTTCGCGTGGTTCCCGGAGATCCCCGTGCTCGACGGCTGGCTGGAGCTCTACCGCACGGTGGCCCGCGCCAACGGCGGCGAGCCGGACGCCGGGCGGCGGATCCTGTCCTGGGCCCGGCAGGCCGGCTTCACCGACATCACCCCGACCGCGGGGACCTGGTGTTTCGCCACCCCGGACGACCGGGCCTGGTGGAGCGGGCTGTGGGCGGACCGTACGGTCGCCTCCAGCTACGCGGACATCGCGGTCAACGGCGGGCACGCCACCCACGAGCGGCTGACGGAGATCGCCGCGGCCTGGCGCGAGTGGGGCGCGAACCAGGACGGCTGGTTCATGACACCGCACGGCGAGATCCTCTGCCGGGCGTGA
- a CDS encoding bifunctional phosphatase PAP2/diacylglycerol kinase family protein produces the protein MSDTSAAYHQASPETRSRVAAILTDWDTRLFRSVADRHWPGAGPVLPRLTRTANHGVLWVGVAAGIVAAGRGARSRRAALRGIASLGLASAAINTVGKRAVRRPRPVLDVVPVIRQLKRQPITTSFPSGHAASAAAFATGVALESKGWGAAVAPLAASVALSRVYTGVHYPSDVVVGAALGVGAAFAVRGIVPTRSQLPSPGRPYAEAPALPGGEGLVVVVNRASGSAGLATLLTDALPRAEVVECEPQEVRGALEKAAERCRALGVLGGDGTINRAAVVAVEHGLPLAVFPGGTYNHFAYDLGIEDVHDTVRALAAGDAVRVDLGRFSPGLGGAKSGFFLNTFSLGVYPELVRERERWASRIGGWPAGVLAAAKVLRGEQPLHAEFDGRKRALWMMFVGNGMYRRMGPTPGHRRDLADGLLDVRIVHGGRVPGARLLAAVLAGPLSRSPVHAAERMRRVRIGGIAPGTPLAFDGEVAPSPGELLIDKVNEALMVYRPQILP, from the coding sequence ATGTCTGACACCTCTGCCGCGTACCACCAGGCGAGTCCGGAAACCCGCTCCCGGGTCGCCGCCATCCTCACCGACTGGGACACGCGGCTCTTCCGCTCCGTCGCCGACCGGCACTGGCCGGGGGCGGGCCCGGTGCTGCCGCGGCTCACCCGGACCGCCAACCACGGAGTGCTCTGGGTGGGCGTCGCCGCCGGGATCGTCGCCGCCGGGCGCGGGGCGCGCTCGCGGCGGGCGGCGCTGCGCGGGATCGCCTCGCTGGGGCTCGCCTCGGCGGCCATCAACACCGTGGGCAAGCGGGCCGTGCGCCGGCCGCGGCCGGTGCTGGACGTCGTGCCGGTGATACGGCAGCTGAAGCGGCAGCCGATCACCACGTCGTTCCCTTCCGGGCACGCGGCGTCGGCCGCCGCCTTCGCGACGGGCGTCGCCCTGGAGTCCAAGGGCTGGGGCGCCGCCGTGGCGCCGCTGGCCGCTTCCGTCGCCCTGTCCCGGGTCTACACGGGCGTCCACTACCCGAGCGACGTGGTGGTGGGCGCGGCGCTCGGCGTCGGGGCCGCCTTCGCGGTGCGCGGGATCGTACCGACCCGCTCGCAGCTGCCCTCGCCGGGCCGTCCGTACGCCGAGGCGCCCGCGCTGCCGGGCGGCGAGGGTCTGGTGGTCGTGGTGAACCGGGCGTCCGGTTCGGCCGGGCTCGCCACGCTGCTGACCGACGCGCTGCCGCGCGCCGAGGTGGTGGAGTGCGAGCCGCAGGAGGTGCGCGGCGCGCTGGAGAAGGCGGCGGAGCGCTGCCGCGCGCTCGGTGTACTCGGCGGCGACGGGACGATCAACCGGGCGGCCGTCGTGGCCGTGGAGCACGGGCTGCCGCTGGCGGTCTTCCCCGGCGGCACGTACAACCACTTCGCCTACGACCTGGGCATCGAGGACGTCCATGACACCGTCAGGGCGCTGGCGGCGGGTGACGCGGTCCGGGTCGACCTGGGCCGGTTCAGTCCGGGTCTCGGCGGGGCGAAGTCAGGGTTCTTCCTCAACACCTTCAGCCTGGGCGTCTATCCGGAGCTGGTCAGGGAGCGGGAGCGCTGGGCGTCACGGATCGGCGGCTGGCCCGCCGGGGTGCTGGCGGCGGCGAAGGTGCTGCGCGGCGAGCAGCCACTGCACGCGGAGTTCGACGGCAGGAAGCGCGCGCTGTGGATGATGTTCGTGGGCAACGGCATGTATCGCCGGATGGGCCCGACGCCGGGGCACCGGCGCGATCTGGCGGACGGTCTGCTCGACGTACGGATCGTGCACGGCGGCCGGGTGCCGGGCGCACGGCTGCTCGCCGCCGTGCTGGCGGGTCCGCTCAGCCGCTCCCCCGTGCACGCGGCCGAGCGGATGCGCCGGGTGCGGATCGGCGGCATCGCACCGGGGACCCCGCTGGCCTTCGACGGTGAAGTGGCGCCGTCGCCCGGGGAGTTGCTGATCGACAAGGTCAACGAGGCGCTGATGGTCTACCGGCCGCAGATCCTGCCCTGA